A genomic stretch from Thermomonospora umbrina includes:
- the prcB gene encoding proteasome subunit beta has product MTGSAEGQGLPAEFFSVGSTSFAELLTRSAPELLPVNRAASVGPGVPDVPHGTTIMALLFPGGVLVAGDRRATSGNVIAQRDLEKVYAADEHAAVAMAGTVGIGLEMIRLFQVELEHYEKLQAARLSLPAKARRLGAIIQANLAQAMQGLAVVPLLAGYDLDAGRGRIYNYDITGSPQESTDFYAEGSGSPFARGSLKKLYRPDLTEEEAAAVSVQALYDAAEDDSATAGPDLTRRIFPIISVVTEDGYRRLPESDVAALTESVVAARRERPDGPVAPLR; this is encoded by the coding sequence ATGACCGGTTCGGCCGAGGGGCAGGGACTGCCCGCAGAGTTCTTCTCGGTGGGTTCGACGTCCTTCGCCGAGCTGCTCACCCGCTCGGCGCCCGAGCTGCTGCCGGTCAACCGGGCGGCCTCCGTGGGCCCGGGCGTCCCGGACGTGCCGCACGGCACCACGATCATGGCGCTGCTGTTCCCCGGCGGCGTGCTGGTGGCCGGCGATCGCCGGGCGACGTCGGGCAACGTGATCGCCCAGCGGGATCTGGAGAAGGTGTACGCCGCCGACGAGCACGCGGCGGTGGCGATGGCGGGCACCGTGGGGATCGGGCTGGAGATGATCCGGCTGTTCCAGGTGGAGCTGGAGCACTACGAGAAGCTCCAGGCGGCGCGGCTGTCGCTGCCGGCCAAGGCGCGCCGGCTGGGCGCCATCATCCAGGCCAACCTGGCGCAGGCGATGCAGGGCCTGGCCGTGGTGCCGCTGCTGGCGGGCTACGACCTGGACGCCGGCAGGGGCCGGATCTACAACTACGACATCACCGGGTCGCCGCAGGAGTCCACCGACTTCTACGCCGAGGGGTCGGGGTCGCCGTTCGCGCGGGGCTCGCTCAAGAAGCTGTACCGGCCGGACCTGACCGAGGAGGAGGCCGCCGCCGTCTCCGTGCAGGCGCTCTACGACGCCGCCGAGGACGACTCGGCCACCGCCGGTCCCGACCTGACCCGCCGGATCTTCCCGATCATCTCGGTCGTCACCGAGGACGGCTACCGTCGGCTGCCGGAGTCCGACGTCGCCGCGCTCACCGAGTCGGTGGTCGCCGCCCGCCGCGAGCGGCCCGACGGCCCGGTCGCCCCGCTGCGCTGA
- a CDS encoding S1 family peptidase, which yields MRSVHPVAYLGAAGALAATTLLAVPAANAAPARPDPARLATTLAERLGSRTAGSYLDSATGRLVVTVADDGAAAIATRAGAVPRKVARSGGDLSRVTAGLDRSLDVAGTAWAVQPAANQVLLSVDETVKGVRLAKVRSVAARYGGAVRVERVAGAFRTTIAGGEAIYGGGYRCSLGFNVRSGTTYYFLTAGHCTNLASTWYADSGLSVVLGTRTGSSFPGDDYGIVRYTNASIAKPGTVHLYGAGSQDITSAGNAYVGQAVRRSGSTTGVRGGSVTALDQTVRYQEGTVYGLIRTTVCAQGGDSGGSLFAGTTALGLTSGGSGNCTTGGTTFFQPVTEPLGVYGVSVY from the coding sequence ATGAGATCCGTCCACCCCGTCGCGTACCTCGGCGCCGCCGGCGCCCTCGCGGCGACCACTCTGCTGGCCGTGCCGGCGGCGAACGCCGCCCCCGCCCGGCCCGATCCCGCCCGGCTGGCCACCACCCTGGCCGAACGACTGGGATCCCGGACCGCCGGTTCGTACCTGGACTCCGCCACCGGCAGGCTCGTGGTGACCGTCGCCGACGACGGCGCGGCGGCCATCGCCACCCGCGCCGGCGCGGTGCCGCGCAAGGTCGCCCGCAGCGGCGGCGACCTGTCCAGGGTCACCGCCGGGCTCGACCGTTCGCTGGACGTCGCGGGCACCGCCTGGGCCGTCCAACCGGCGGCCAACCAGGTGCTCCTGTCCGTCGACGAGACCGTCAAGGGCGTCCGCCTGGCCAAGGTGCGCTCCGTGGCCGCCCGGTACGGCGGCGCCGTCCGCGTGGAGCGCGTGGCCGGTGCGTTCCGCACGACCATCGCCGGCGGCGAGGCGATCTACGGCGGCGGCTACCGCTGCTCGCTCGGCTTCAACGTCCGCAGCGGCACCACCTACTACTTCCTGACCGCCGGTCACTGCACCAACCTGGCCTCGACCTGGTACGCCGACTCCGGTCTGAGCGTGGTGCTCGGCACCCGGACCGGGAGCAGCTTCCCCGGCGACGACTACGGCATCGTGCGCTACACCAACGCCTCGATCGCCAAGCCCGGCACGGTGCACCTGTACGGCGCCGGATCGCAGGACATCACGTCGGCCGGCAACGCCTACGTGGGCCAGGCGGTGCGGCGCAGCGGCAGCACCACCGGCGTCCGCGGCGGCAGCGTCACCGCCCTCGACCAGACCGTCCGCTACCAGGAGGGCACCGTCTACGGCCTGATCAGAACGACCGTGTGCGCGCAGGGCGGGGACAGCGGCGGCTCCCTGTTCGCCGGGACCACCGCCCTCGGGCTGACCTCCGGCGGCAGCGGCAACTGCACCACCGGCGGAACGACCTTCTTCCAGCCGGTCACCGAGCCGCTCGGCGTCTACGGCGTCAGCGTCTACTGA
- a CDS encoding DUF3140 domain-containing protein: protein MADRIPAEVETVWDEFHQAVNMTSQELRTWLLTEASGEVAFPADPDMALPDVGRRVVRILGKRKVDLTGDDTEIMREVADFVSGRLADPPPGGGSDEHWRHELMTVGHDPLKPT from the coding sequence GTGGCGGATCGTATCCCCGCCGAGGTGGAGACCGTGTGGGACGAGTTCCACCAGGCGGTCAACATGACCTCGCAGGAACTGCGCACCTGGCTGCTGACCGAGGCCAGCGGAGAGGTGGCCTTCCCCGCGGATCCCGACATGGCGCTGCCCGACGTGGGCCGGCGCGTGGTGCGGATCCTCGGCAAGCGCAAGGTCGACCTGACCGGCGACGACACCGAGATCATGCGCGAAGTGGCGGACTTCGTCTCCGGCAGGCTGGCCGATCCGCCGCCGGGCGGCGGATCCGACGAGCACTGGCGGCACGAACTGATGACCGTGGGCCACGACCCCCTCAAGCCGACCTGA
- a CDS encoding helix-turn-helix domain-containing protein — MTSAPQPNAEPSPGGRVHELAQSGPTVLRILLGAQLRRLREANGISREDAGEAIRASGSKISRLELGRVGFKERDVADLLTLYGVNDPGERETLLALGRQANAPGWWHHYNDILPPWFEVYIGLEEAAAKLRIHETRFVPELLQTEDYARAALALSHPEAPAEEIERLVSVRMHRRRILRRPDAPQLWTVVDEAALRRRPGGAGVLRAQLEALLDAVHERHVTVQVMPVARGALAAVTGPFSLLRFAEPSLPDVVYVEQLTSALYLDKPADLVHYKKRLDRLSVQALPPTATPGVLMEILGELA; from the coding sequence GTGACCAGCGCGCCGCAGCCGAACGCGGAGCCGTCACCGGGCGGCCGCGTGCACGAGCTCGCCCAGAGCGGGCCGACCGTCCTGAGGATCCTGCTGGGCGCCCAACTGCGGCGGCTCCGGGAGGCGAACGGCATCAGCCGTGAGGACGCCGGGGAGGCGATCCGGGCCTCCGGCTCCAAGATCAGCCGGCTGGAGCTGGGCCGGGTCGGCTTCAAGGAGCGCGACGTCGCCGACCTGCTCACCCTGTACGGGGTGAACGACCCCGGCGAGCGCGAGACGCTCCTGGCCCTGGGCCGCCAGGCCAACGCGCCGGGCTGGTGGCACCACTACAACGACATCCTGCCGCCCTGGTTCGAGGTCTATATCGGGCTGGAGGAGGCCGCCGCCAAGCTGCGCATCCACGAGACCCGCTTCGTCCCCGAGCTGCTGCAGACCGAGGACTACGCCCGCGCCGCCCTGGCGCTGAGCCATCCCGAGGCCCCCGCCGAGGAGATCGAGCGCCTGGTCAGCGTGCGGATGCACCGCCGGCGCATCCTGCGGCGGCCGGACGCGCCCCAGTTGTGGACGGTGGTCGACGAGGCCGCGCTGCGACGCCGGCCGGGCGGCGCCGGCGTGCTGCGGGCCCAGCTCGAGGCGCTGCTCGACGCGGTCCACGAACGGCACGTCACCGTGCAGGTCATGCCGGTGGCCCGCGGGGCGCTGGCCGCCGTGACGGGGCCGTTCTCCCTGCTGCGGTTCGCCGAGCCGAGCCTGCCCGACGTGGTGTACGTCGAGCAGCTCACCAGCGCCCTCTACCTGGACAAGCCGGCCGACCTGGTCCACTACAAGAAGAGATTGGACCGTTTGAGCGTGCAGGCGCTGCCGCCGACGGCCACGCCGGGGGTGCTCATGGAGATCCTGGGCGAGTTGGCCTGA
- a CDS encoding alpha/beta fold hydrolase codes for MPKVTSRDGTPIAYERWGEGPPLIYVGGAFNDRSAATPLAERLSSRFAVYSYDRRGRGDSGDTQPYAVDREIEDLRAVIDEAGGSAYAYGMSSGAALVLEAAARGVPITRLALYEPPYNPAGDGERMRLTKEYATRLTTILADRRDADAAELFLRVVEIPEEVLAEIQGSPAWAGLVALAPTLAYDSAVMRDAEGGCLPTEEVAAVEAPTLVLSGGAGPAWFAQVADQVAGAVRNGRHRVLEGQTHDVDPAVLAPALEEFLTG; via the coding sequence ATGCCGAAGGTGACATCGCGGGACGGCACGCCGATCGCCTACGAGCGATGGGGCGAGGGGCCGCCGCTGATCTACGTGGGGGGCGCCTTCAACGACCGGTCCGCCGCGACGCCGCTGGCCGAACGGCTCTCGTCCCGCTTCGCCGTGTACTCCTACGACCGTCGGGGCCGCGGCGACAGCGGCGACACCCAGCCGTACGCCGTCGACCGGGAGATCGAGGACCTGCGCGCGGTGATCGACGAGGCGGGCGGCTCGGCGTACGCCTACGGCATGTCCTCCGGGGCCGCGCTGGTCCTGGAGGCGGCCGCGCGGGGCGTGCCCATCACCCGGCTCGCCCTGTACGAGCCGCCCTACAACCCCGCCGGGGACGGCGAACGGATGCGGCTCACCAAGGAGTACGCCACCCGCCTCACCACCATTCTGGCGGACCGCCGCGACGCCGACGCGGCCGAGCTGTTCCTGCGCGTCGTGGAGATCCCCGAGGAGGTCCTCGCCGAGATCCAGGGCTCCCCGGCATGGGCGGGGCTGGTGGCGCTGGCCCCGACCCTGGCCTACGACTCGGCCGTCATGCGCGACGCCGAGGGCGGCTGCCTGCCCACCGAGGAGGTCGCCGCCGTCGAGGCCCCCACGCTGGTGCTGTCGGGCGGGGCCGGGCCCGCCTGGTTCGCGCAGGTCGCCGACCAGGTGGCCGGTGCCGTCCGGAACGGACGGCACCGGGTCCTGGAGGGCCAGACGCACGACGTCGACCCGGCGGTGCTGGCCCCGGCCCTCGAGGAGTTCCTGACCGGTTGA
- the thiC gene encoding phosphomethylpyrimidine synthase ThiC, with product MTDSVVPTSVVSAARKTHLTSAARPDLRVPMREVPLGTGGSVVLYDTSGPYTDPSYEVDVRRGLPALRDPWIVERGDTVEYEGRAVRPEDDGRRSADPLRERAAFPPRRPRRAGAGAVTQLAYARRGEITAEMEYVALREGVEPEFVRAELAAGRAVLPANVNHPEIEPMIIGRNFLVKVNANIGNSAVASSIEEEVDKMTWATRWGADTIMDLSTGRDIHTTREWILRNSPVPVGTVPLYQALEKVGGNPADLTFEIFRDTVIEQAEQGVDYMTVHAGVLLAYVPLTARRKTGIVSRGGSIMAAWCLAHHEENFLYTRFRELCEIFAAYDVTWSLGDGLRPGSIADANDEAQFAELRTQGELTRIAREYDNQVMNEGPGHVPMHKIKENVDLQREWCDDAPFYTLGPLTTDIAPGYDHITSAIGAAMIGWYGTAMLCYVTPKEHLGLPDKDDVKAGVIAYKIAAHAADLAKGHPGAQAWDDALSDARFEFRWEDQFNLSLDPDTARAFHDETLPAAPAKTAHFCSMCGPHFCSMKITQDVRRFAEDRGLSDDDALAEGMRRKAEEFTASGGQVYLPVVPSDG from the coding sequence ATGACCGATTCCGTTGTGCCCACTTCCGTCGTGTCCGCCGCACGCAAGACCCACCTCACGAGCGCCGCGCGCCCGGATCTCCGGGTGCCGATGCGGGAGGTGCCGCTCGGCACGGGCGGGTCCGTCGTCCTGTACGACACCTCCGGCCCGTACACCGACCCGTCGTACGAGGTGGACGTGCGGCGCGGGCTGCCCGCGCTGCGCGACCCCTGGATCGTCGAGCGGGGCGACACCGTCGAGTACGAGGGCCGCGCCGTGCGGCCCGAGGACGACGGCCGCCGCTCCGCCGACCCGCTGCGCGAACGGGCGGCGTTCCCGCCGCGCAGGCCCCGCCGGGCGGGCGCCGGGGCGGTGACGCAGCTCGCGTACGCCCGGCGCGGGGAGATCACCGCCGAGATGGAGTACGTGGCGCTGCGCGAGGGCGTGGAGCCGGAGTTCGTGCGGGCCGAGCTGGCCGCGGGGCGGGCGGTGCTGCCCGCCAACGTCAACCACCCGGAGATCGAGCCGATGATCATCGGCCGGAACTTCCTGGTCAAGGTGAACGCCAACATCGGCAACTCGGCGGTGGCGTCCTCCATCGAGGAGGAGGTGGACAAGATGACGTGGGCGACCCGTTGGGGCGCGGACACGATCATGGACCTGTCCACCGGCCGGGACATCCACACCACCCGCGAGTGGATCCTGCGCAACTCCCCCGTGCCGGTCGGGACCGTGCCGCTCTACCAGGCGCTGGAGAAGGTGGGCGGGAACCCCGCCGACCTGACCTTCGAGATCTTCCGCGACACCGTGATCGAGCAGGCCGAGCAGGGCGTGGACTACATGACGGTGCACGCGGGCGTGCTGCTGGCGTACGTGCCGCTGACGGCGCGCCGCAAGACCGGCATCGTGTCCCGGGGCGGGTCGATCATGGCGGCGTGGTGTCTGGCCCACCACGAGGAGAACTTCCTCTACACCCGCTTCCGCGAGCTGTGCGAGATCTTCGCCGCCTACGACGTCACCTGGTCGCTCGGCGACGGGCTGCGGCCGGGCTCCATCGCCGACGCCAACGACGAGGCCCAGTTCGCCGAGCTGCGGACGCAGGGCGAGCTGACCCGGATCGCCCGCGAGTACGACAACCAGGTGATGAACGAGGGTCCCGGGCACGTCCCGATGCACAAGATCAAGGAGAACGTCGACCTCCAGCGGGAGTGGTGCGACGACGCGCCCTTCTACACGCTGGGTCCGCTGACCACGGACATCGCGCCGGGCTACGACCACATCACCTCGGCCATCGGCGCCGCGATGATCGGCTGGTACGGCACCGCGATGCTCTGCTACGTCACACCCAAGGAGCATCTGGGCCTGCCGGACAAGGACGACGTCAAGGCCGGGGTCATCGCCTACAAGATCGCCGCCCACGCCGCCGACCTCGCCAAGGGGCATCCGGGGGCGCAGGCGTGGGACGACGCGCTGTCGGACGCCCGGTTCGAGTTCCGCTGGGAGGATCAGTTCAACCTGTCCCTCGACCCGGACACCGCCCGCGCCTTCCACGACGAGACGCTGCCGGCCGCCCCGGCGAAGACGGCGCACTTCTGCTCGATGTGCGGCCCGCACTTCTGCTCGATGAAGATCACGCAGGACGTCCGCCGGTTCGCCGAGGACCGGGGGCTGTCGGACGACGACGCGCTGGCCGAGGGAATGCGGCGGAAGGCGGAGGAGTTCACCGCCTCCGGCGGACAGGTGTACCTGCCGGTGGTCCCGTCCGACGGCTGA
- a CDS encoding NUDIX hydrolase produces the protein MHWTTHGERSIYASPWMDVRLADVELPDGRRFDHHLVRVRPSAGVAAVDADGRVLLIWRHRFICDAWGWEIPGGRLEEGEDPAETAARELEEETGWRAGPLHHLVDLHVSPGVTDGIHHIFRADGAVLAGEPTDVEAERIEWVPLTSTPELIARGEIGAASTAAALLYLMTGACGNGAGPG, from the coding sequence ATGCACTGGACGACGCATGGAGAACGGTCCATCTACGCGAGCCCGTGGATGGACGTCCGGCTCGCCGACGTCGAACTGCCGGACGGCCGCCGGTTCGACCACCACCTCGTCCGGGTCAGGCCCTCCGCCGGTGTCGCCGCGGTGGACGCGGACGGCCGTGTGCTGCTGATCTGGCGGCACCGGTTCATCTGCGACGCCTGGGGATGGGAGATTCCCGGCGGACGGCTGGAGGAGGGCGAGGATCCTGCCGAGACCGCCGCGCGGGAGCTGGAGGAGGAGACCGGATGGCGGGCCGGACCGCTCCATCACCTGGTGGACCTCCACGTCTCTCCCGGCGTCACGGATGGGATTCATCACATTTTCCGAGCGGACGGGGCGGTGCTCGCCGGCGAGCCCACCGACGTGGAGGCGGAGCGGATCGAGTGGGTCCCGCTCACGTCGACGCCGGAGCTGATCGCTCGCGGGGAGATCGGCGCGGCGTCCACCGCGGCGGCGCTCCTCTACCTCATGACCGGGGCTTGCGGCAACGGGGCGGGGCCGGGTTAA
- a CDS encoding CDP-alcohol phosphatidyltransferase family protein, which yields MEAPGGPAARPEDRVWTVPNALSFARLLGVPLFLWLVLAEHDWWALGLLMFAGLSDWLDGKLARMLGQTSRLGVLLDPAADRLYILATLVGLTAREIIPLWLTLLLVGREVAITPIVPVLRRLGYNGMLPVHMVGKAGTLCLLYAFPLLLLGDHSGAVATGARVIGWSFAIWGTALYWWAAVLYWVQVRQLLPADRTGSPGPPGPTGPTRGAGPAPGPSAG from the coding sequence GTGGAGGCACCGGGAGGGCCGGCGGCACGGCCCGAGGACAGGGTCTGGACGGTGCCCAACGCGTTGAGCTTCGCGCGGCTGCTCGGCGTTCCGCTCTTCCTCTGGCTGGTCCTGGCCGAACACGACTGGTGGGCGCTGGGCCTGCTGATGTTCGCCGGGCTGTCGGACTGGCTCGACGGCAAGCTGGCCCGGATGCTGGGCCAGACCAGCAGGCTCGGCGTCCTGCTCGACCCGGCGGCCGACCGCCTCTACATCCTGGCCACCCTCGTCGGGCTGACCGCGCGGGAGATCATCCCGCTGTGGCTGACCCTGCTGCTGGTCGGCAGGGAGGTCGCGATCACCCCGATCGTCCCGGTGCTGCGCAGGCTCGGTTACAACGGCATGCTGCCGGTGCACATGGTGGGCAAGGCGGGGACGCTGTGCCTGCTGTACGCCTTCCCGCTGCTGCTGCTCGGCGACCACTCCGGCGCGGTGGCGACCGGGGCGCGGGTCATCGGGTGGTCGTTCGCCATCTGGGGAACGGCACTGTACTGGTGGGCGGCCGTCCTCTATTGGGTCCAGGTGCGGCAGCTCCTGCCGGCCGACCGCACCGGCTCGCCCGGCCCGCCCGGTCCCACGGGACCGACGCGCGGCGCGGGGCCGGCCCCCGGACCGTCGGCCGGCTGA